A genomic region of Caulobacter sp. NIBR2454 contains the following coding sequences:
- a CDS encoding M28 family metallopeptidase, whose protein sequence is MKKLLLCTVFAVLPAVAFAAPPMDPARLAKDVQTLSSDAFEGRGPATAGEVKTVEYISAQMKAAGLEPGGDLKDGKRAWTQDVPLAKSDIVGTPSLSLTIGGLAKPLRQGEDVAIRANMRGESRVSVKDAPVVFVGYGVTAPEKNWDDFKGMDLKGKIALVLVNDPDFETGQGDFGGKAMTYYGRWTYKYEEAARQGAVGFIVIHETAPASYGWATVKNSNTNTMFDVVRKNPGEAHAPVEGWIQRDLTVDLFKQAGLDFEALKKQAQTRDFKPVVLNGVTFSADYDVKQETIISKNVVGKLTGKTRPDETVIYSGHWDHLGVGLPDAKGDTIYNGAIDNATGIAALIELGRAYAKAPRTARSVVFMAVTAEEKGLLGSEYYASNPLYPLAKTAGVINMDSISPQGPAKDFTISGSAEFGLLNDLIAEGVKHNRTFIRDPNQQSGGFYRSDHFPFAKRGVPALSFGSGRDMVEGGREASKAWGETYGRERYHQQADEFEASWPFTGMVADLSLLYDTGRALADSDRWPEWADGQEFKAARDASKSERK, encoded by the coding sequence ATGAAAAAGCTCCTGCTCTGCACCGTCTTCGCCGTTCTGCCGGCTGTCGCTTTCGCGGCTCCGCCCATGGACCCCGCCCGTCTCGCCAAGGATGTGCAGACCCTGTCCTCGGACGCCTTCGAAGGGCGCGGTCCCGCTACGGCTGGCGAGGTCAAGACTGTCGAATATATCTCCGCCCAGATGAAGGCCGCGGGTCTTGAGCCCGGCGGCGACCTTAAGGACGGCAAGCGCGCCTGGACCCAGGACGTGCCGCTGGCCAAGTCCGACATCGTCGGCACGCCAAGCCTCAGCCTGACCATCGGCGGTCTGGCAAAGCCCCTGCGCCAGGGCGAGGACGTGGCCATCCGGGCCAACATGCGCGGCGAGAGCCGTGTCTCCGTGAAGGACGCGCCGGTCGTCTTCGTCGGCTATGGCGTGACCGCGCCTGAAAAGAACTGGGACGATTTCAAGGGCATGGACCTGAAGGGCAAGATCGCTCTGGTCCTGGTCAACGACCCCGATTTCGAAACCGGGCAGGGCGATTTCGGCGGCAAGGCCATGACCTACTACGGCCGCTGGACCTACAAGTACGAAGAGGCCGCGCGCCAGGGCGCCGTCGGCTTTATCGTCATCCACGAGACCGCCCCCGCGTCTTACGGTTGGGCGACGGTGAAGAACTCCAACACCAACACCATGTTCGACGTGGTTCGCAAGAATCCGGGCGAGGCGCACGCGCCGGTCGAGGGCTGGATCCAGCGTGATCTGACGGTCGATCTGTTCAAGCAGGCGGGCCTGGATTTCGAGGCCCTGAAGAAGCAGGCGCAGACCCGCGACTTCAAGCCTGTGGTCCTGAATGGCGTGACCTTCTCGGCGGACTACGACGTCAAGCAGGAGACGATCATCTCCAAGAACGTCGTCGGCAAGCTGACCGGCAAGACCCGCCCGGACGAGACGGTGATCTACAGCGGTCACTGGGATCACCTCGGCGTCGGTCTGCCGGACGCCAAGGGCGATACGATCTACAACGGCGCCATCGACAACGCGACGGGCATCGCCGCTCTGATCGAGCTGGGCCGCGCCTACGCCAAGGCCCCTCGCACCGCCCGTTCGGTGGTGTTCATGGCGGTGACCGCAGAAGAAAAGGGCCTGCTGGGATCGGAGTACTACGCCTCCAATCCCCTCTACCCGCTGGCCAAGACCGCCGGGGTCATCAACATGGACTCCATCAGCCCGCAGGGTCCGGCCAAGGACTTCACCATCAGCGGCTCGGCCGAGTTCGGTCTGCTCAACGACCTGATCGCCGAGGGCGTCAAGCACAACCGCACCTTCATCCGCGACCCCAACCAGCAGTCGGGCGGTTTCTATCGTTCCGACCACTTCCCCTTCGCCAAGCGCGGCGTGCCGGCTCTGTCGTTCGGCTCGGGCCGCGACATGGTCGAGGGTGGCCGAGAGGCGTCCAAGGCCTGGGGCGAGACCTATGGCCGTGAGCGCTATCACCAGCAGGCCGACGAGTTCGAGGCCAGCTGGCCGTTCACCGGCATGGTCGCTGACCTGAGCCTTCTCTACGACACCGGCCGAGCCTTGGCGGACTCCGATCGCTGGCCCGAATGGGCCGACGGCCAGGAGTTCAAGGCCGCCCGTGACGCCTCCAAGTCCGAACGCAAGTAA
- a CDS encoding zinc-binding dehydrogenase, giving the protein MTTSRFQQGLQLHSKVTSGGELELSLAMVPTPQPGENDVVIQVEAAPINPSDLGLLLGAADLSAATSSAGEHGPIVRAPVPAGAMRGMKARLDQAMEVGNEGAGTVVAAGSGAAAQALIGKRVTLAGGAMYSQFRVVDARQVMVLPDGATAEQGASAFVNPLTALGMVETMRMEGHTALVHTAAASNLGQMLNRLCLSEGVGLVNVVRTPSQAQMLRDQGAQHVVDSSAASFMDDLVAAITATGATLAFDAIGGGHLVGQILTAMEAGAVARMTEYSRYGSNTFKQAYIYGALDTRPTELSRAFGFSWAIGAWLLTPFLQKIGAESAMRLRARVAAELTTTFASKYQRTLSLTEALDLSNIAAYARRATGEKYLIDPSR; this is encoded by the coding sequence ATGACCACGTCCCGCTTCCAACAAGGACTGCAGCTCCATTCAAAGGTCACCTCCGGCGGCGAGTTGGAATTGAGCCTGGCGATGGTCCCCACGCCGCAGCCCGGTGAAAACGATGTGGTCATTCAGGTAGAGGCCGCTCCCATCAATCCCTCCGACCTCGGCCTGCTGCTGGGAGCGGCCGACCTGTCGGCAGCGACGTCGAGCGCGGGGGAGCATGGTCCGATCGTGCGCGCGCCCGTTCCCGCCGGAGCGATGCGCGGCATGAAGGCGCGCCTCGATCAGGCGATGGAGGTTGGCAACGAAGGCGCCGGGACCGTGGTCGCCGCCGGTTCGGGCGCCGCGGCTCAAGCGCTTATCGGCAAGCGGGTGACCCTGGCAGGCGGGGCGATGTACAGCCAATTTCGCGTCGTGGACGCCCGTCAGGTGATGGTCCTGCCCGACGGCGCCACGGCCGAACAAGGCGCCTCGGCCTTCGTCAATCCGCTGACCGCTCTAGGGATGGTCGAAACGATGCGGATGGAAGGACATACGGCCCTGGTCCACACGGCGGCGGCCTCAAACCTTGGCCAGATGCTGAACCGCCTGTGCCTTTCCGAGGGCGTAGGCCTGGTCAATGTCGTGCGCACCCCGTCCCAGGCGCAAATGCTGCGCGACCAAGGCGCACAGCATGTCGTCGATTCCAGCGCCGCCAGCTTCATGGACGATCTGGTCGCCGCGATCACGGCCACCGGCGCAACCCTGGCGTTTGACGCCATCGGCGGCGGTCACCTGGTCGGCCAGATCCTCACCGCCATGGAGGCCGGCGCGGTGGCGCGCATGACCGAGTACAGCCGCTATGGCTCCAACACCTTCAAGCAGGCCTATATCTACGGCGCTCTCGACACCCGGCCCACCGAACTGTCCCGCGCCTTCGGCTTTTCCTGGGCCATCGGGGCCTGGCTGCTGACCCCGTTCCTGCAAAAGATCGGCGCGGAATCGGCCATGCGGCTGCGCGCGCGGGTCGCCGCCGAGCTGACCACCACCTTCGCCAGCAAGTACCAGAGAACCCTGTCGCTGACCGAAGCGCTCGACCTGAGCAACATCGCCGCCTATGCCCGCCGCGCGACGGGAGAAAAGTACCTGATCGATCCCAGCCGCTAG
- a CDS encoding endonuclease: MAYLAAVTLASALATASAAIPTETPSSLQGPVAQIVAQSALETQAVPEPEVMSTEISVLTYNVKGLPWPIAKGRAQALREIGEELAQMRREGRQPQVVLIQEGFRDEVEDLVATSGYPHWARGPGRSERAVGPQPEDAKGFDPIRYLRSGEGWGKLTGAGLHVLSDLPILEVVNAPYRYCAGFDCLANKGVMMVRLALPDGPGEIDIINTHMNSRRAAKVPMERSLQAHRLQTDELLGFIRTHWTADRPLLVGGDFNVKNAPDRYAHRADARPYKVVAEFCGQRDSGCQGEVVAADAQPWLRSQDLQAFVSKGPIDVRPIRIDTLFGFDGIKAPLSDHDGYLVRYRLSWNPTVLALARNVGPVEVRPQFRNPGLRVSVKY; this comes from the coding sequence ATGGCGTATCTAGCAGCTGTAACCCTGGCCTCCGCGCTTGCGACGGCGTCAGCGGCGATCCCTACGGAAACACCCTCCAGCCTCCAGGGGCCGGTGGCCCAGATTGTCGCCCAATCGGCTCTCGAAACGCAGGCCGTACCAGAACCCGAAGTCATGAGCACGGAGATCAGCGTGCTCACCTACAACGTCAAAGGCCTCCCCTGGCCCATCGCCAAGGGGCGGGCTCAGGCGTTGCGAGAGATCGGTGAAGAGCTGGCGCAAATGCGCCGCGAAGGCCGGCAGCCGCAGGTGGTGCTGATCCAGGAAGGCTTCCGCGACGAGGTGGAAGATCTGGTCGCGACCAGCGGCTATCCCCATTGGGCCCGTGGTCCAGGCCGCTCGGAACGCGCCGTGGGGCCGCAGCCCGAGGATGCCAAGGGCTTTGATCCCATCCGCTACCTGCGGTCTGGCGAAGGCTGGGGCAAACTGACCGGCGCTGGTCTGCACGTGCTCAGCGACCTGCCGATCTTGGAGGTCGTCAACGCACCCTATCGCTACTGCGCGGGCTTTGACTGCCTGGCCAACAAGGGCGTGATGATGGTGCGCCTGGCCCTGCCGGACGGTCCGGGCGAGATCGACATCATCAACACCCACATGAATTCCCGGCGCGCGGCCAAGGTGCCGATGGAGCGCTCGCTGCAGGCCCATCGCCTGCAGACCGACGAACTTCTGGGTTTCATCAGGACCCATTGGACGGCGGATCGCCCGCTGCTGGTGGGGGGCGATTTCAACGTCAAGAACGCGCCGGATCGCTACGCTCACCGTGCCGACGCGCGGCCCTACAAGGTGGTGGCCGAATTCTGCGGTCAGCGCGACAGCGGCTGCCAGGGCGAGGTCGTCGCTGCTGACGCCCAGCCCTGGCTACGATCACAGGACCTTCAGGCCTTTGTCAGCAAAGGGCCGATCGATGTGCGACCGATCCGCATCGACACCCTGTTCGGGTTCGACGGGATAAAGGCCCCCCTGTCGGACCATGACGGCTATCTGGTCCGCTATCGGCTTAGCTGGAACCCGACCGTCCTCGCCCTCGCGCGCAACGTCGGACCCGTCGAGGTCCGGCCACAGTTCCGCAACCCCGGCCTGCGCGTCTCGGTAAAGTACTGA
- a CDS encoding response regulator, producing MSVDPKVNRRIAERLARVLIVDPQVAGARMLAALLRDIAPINATLAHSAPQALEVASNLNPTLIIVAHGAGEIDALDFTRRLRRSPIDARATPVILATSEATTAILFGARDAGVHEFLRRPYNVGDLTRRIVAVLPPRPWIEAETYVGPDRRRFNSAEYKGPRKRRGEVRAAESKLRFAEAAKALIAAEAMLDDNPGEAARLMKAQTAILQEATKGAPASTLTAAAADLATWLLRPVGDGPLARGQTRQKLKALLAALAAAV from the coding sequence ATGTCCGTCGACCCCAAAGTCAATCGCCGCATCGCCGAACGCCTCGCGCGGGTGCTGATCGTCGATCCTCAGGTGGCCGGGGCCCGCATGCTGGCCGCCTTGCTTCGCGACATCGCGCCGATCAACGCGACCTTGGCCCACAGCGCGCCGCAGGCCCTGGAAGTGGCCAGCAACCTCAACCCGACTCTCATCATCGTGGCCCACGGCGCGGGCGAGATCGACGCCCTGGACTTCACCCGGCGACTGCGACGCAGCCCCATCGACGCCCGCGCGACGCCTGTCATCCTGGCGACCAGCGAGGCCACGACGGCCATCCTTTTCGGGGCGCGGGACGCCGGCGTGCATGAGTTCCTGCGCAGGCCCTACAATGTGGGGGACCTGACCCGCCGCATCGTCGCGGTGCTGCCGCCGCGTCCTTGGATCGAAGCGGAAACCTATGTCGGGCCGGACCGGCGGCGGTTCAATTCGGCCGAATACAAAGGCCCGCGCAAGCGCCGAGGCGAGGTGCGGGCGGCCGAATCCAAGCTGCGCTTCGCGGAGGCGGCAAAGGCGTTGATCGCCGCCGAAGCCATGCTGGACGACAATCCGGGTGAAGCCGCCCGCCTGATGAAAGCGCAGACCGCGATCCTGCAGGAAGCCACCAAGGGCGCACCCGCCAGCACATTGACCGCCGCGGCCGCCGATCTCGCCACCTGGCTGCTGCGCCCTGTGGGCGATGGCCCACTGGCGCGGGGCCAGACCCGACAGAAGCTAAAGGCCCTGCTCGCGGCATTGGCGGCTGCGGTATAG
- a CDS encoding adenylosuccinate synthase, which produces MANVTVIGAQWGDEGKGKIVDWLSNRADVVVRFQGGHNAGHTLVVDGKVYKLALLPSGVVQGKLSVIGNGVVVDPWHLLDEIGRIADQGVAITPDLLVVADNACLILPLHKDLDQAREAASSQKIGTTGRGIGPAYEDKVGRRAIRVADLADPEALRPKIERLLSHHGALRRGLGLPEADGEALLAQLLEIAPKILAYAQPAWRLLDKAAKDGRRILFEGAQGALLDVDHGTYPFVTSSNTVAGQAAAGSGMGPRGPGYVLGIVKAYTTRVGEGPFAAELNDEVGRHLATVGREVGVNTGRARRCGWFDAVLVRQSVALNGIDGVALTKLDVLDGLKTLKICVGYKIGDRTVDYLPAGMRDQAAALPIYEEMEGWDESTQGARSTKDLPANAVKYVRRIEELIEAPVALLSTSPERDDTILMRDPFQG; this is translated from the coding sequence ATGGCCAACGTCACCGTGATCGGCGCCCAGTGGGGCGACGAGGGCAAGGGCAAAATCGTCGACTGGCTGAGCAACCGCGCCGACGTGGTCGTGCGGTTCCAGGGCGGTCACAACGCCGGCCATACGCTGGTCGTGGACGGCAAGGTCTATAAGCTGGCCCTGCTGCCGTCGGGGGTCGTGCAAGGCAAACTGTCGGTCATCGGCAACGGAGTGGTCGTCGATCCCTGGCACCTGCTGGACGAGATCGGCCGCATCGCCGACCAGGGCGTGGCGATCACCCCCGACCTGCTGGTGGTGGCCGACAACGCCTGCCTGATCTTGCCGCTGCACAAAGACCTGGATCAGGCGCGCGAGGCCGCCTCGTCGCAGAAGATCGGCACCACCGGGCGCGGCATCGGCCCGGCCTATGAGGACAAGGTCGGTCGTCGCGCCATCCGCGTCGCCGACCTGGCCGACCCGGAAGCTTTGCGTCCCAAGATCGAGCGGCTGCTGAGCCACCATGGCGCTCTGCGTCGCGGCCTGGGCCTGCCCGAAGCGGACGGAGAGGCGCTGTTGGCCCAACTGCTGGAGATCGCGCCCAAGATTCTGGCCTACGCCCAGCCGGCCTGGCGCCTGCTGGACAAGGCGGCAAAGGACGGCCGCCGCATCCTGTTCGAAGGCGCGCAAGGCGCCCTGCTGGACGTGGACCACGGCACCTATCCCTTCGTGACCTCCTCCAACACCGTCGCTGGCCAGGCCGCGGCGGGTTCGGGCATGGGGCCGCGCGGGCCGGGCTATGTGCTGGGCATCGTCAAGGCCTACACAACCCGCGTAGGCGAGGGTCCCTTCGCCGCCGAGCTGAATGACGAGGTGGGCAGACATCTGGCCACGGTCGGCCGCGAGGTTGGGGTCAACACCGGCCGCGCCCGCCGCTGCGGCTGGTTCGACGCGGTGCTGGTGCGCCAGTCGGTGGCGCTGAACGGCATCGACGGCGTGGCGCTGACCAAGCTGGACGTGCTGGACGGCCTCAAAACCCTCAAGATCTGCGTTGGCTACAAGATCGGCGACCGCACGGTCGATTACCTGCCGGCGGGCATGCGCGATCAGGCCGCCGCGCTCCCCATCTATGAGGAGATGGAGGGGTGGGACGAAAGCACGCAGGGGGCCCGATCCACCAAGGATTTGCCCGCCAATGCTGTGAAATACGTCCGACGGATCGAAGAACTGATCGAAGCGCCCGTCGCCTTGCTCTCGACCAGCCCCGAGCGTGACGATACGATCCTGATGCGTGACCCCTTTCAGGGTTAG
- a CDS encoding sensor histidine kinase, giving the protein MKSGSLRLRLLAMAGTSIALALFVAFIALSAMFERHVERRYGEQLDMHVQSLAARLTVAPGGTLSLSRPLSDTRFNQPLSGVYWAVTDVSGGGQLRSRSLWDRQLPLPGIETETGRPRREAGLLVAERRVRLIQQGRPYPAVIQTAMEDTAVADARREFNRDLAISLVVVGVALALAAWVQVEVGLRPLERLRTAADRLDDDPQARLSPKHASEVLPLVAAINRLLDARASSIQAAQARAGDLAHGLKTPLSALRNQAGRLASEGHDEAAASLTVAVTAMERQVNRELTRVRAAAAAQAPRQVCRPHTVAGQLIRVVSRTAEGERLSWVNDVPRDAVAAIAHNDLAEALGALLDNAARHATSTVRISQHSDALVVEDDGPGMSDDQRGAALGRGVRMDERGGAGLGLAIAAEVLGAYGWSLTLEKSPLGGLAARLSAIS; this is encoded by the coding sequence ATGAAGTCAGGATCTTTGCGCCTTCGCCTGTTAGCCATGGCGGGCACATCCATCGCCCTGGCGCTATTTGTCGCCTTTATCGCTCTTTCAGCCATGTTCGAGCGACATGTGGAGCGCCGCTACGGCGAGCAGCTCGACATGCACGTCCAGAGTCTGGCGGCGCGGTTGACCGTAGCGCCCGGCGGGACATTGTCACTTTCGCGCCCCTTGAGCGACACGCGCTTCAACCAGCCGCTGAGCGGGGTCTACTGGGCGGTCACCGACGTGTCGGGCGGGGGTCAGCTTCGCTCCCGATCGCTGTGGGACAGACAGTTGCCGCTGCCGGGAATTGAAACCGAAACCGGGCGCCCCCGTCGAGAGGCCGGCCTGCTGGTGGCCGAGCGCCGTGTGCGGCTGATCCAGCAGGGTCGCCCCTATCCGGCGGTGATCCAGACGGCCATGGAGGACACGGCCGTCGCCGACGCGCGGCGCGAGTTCAACCGTGATCTGGCCATTTCGCTGGTGGTGGTGGGCGTCGCCCTGGCTCTGGCGGCCTGGGTTCAGGTGGAGGTGGGGCTGCGCCCGCTGGAACGGCTGCGCACAGCGGCCGATCGGCTGGATGACGACCCGCAAGCCCGCCTTTCGCCCAAACACGCAAGCGAGGTCCTGCCCCTGGTGGCGGCCATCAACCGGCTGCTCGACGCGAGGGCGAGTTCGATCCAGGCGGCCCAGGCCCGGGCAGGCGATCTGGCGCATGGATTAAAGACGCCGCTGTCGGCCCTGCGAAATCAGGCGGGGCGGCTCGCCTCCGAAGGGCATGACGAAGCAGCCGCCTCTCTTACGGTGGCGGTGACCGCCATGGAGCGTCAGGTGAACCGTGAACTGACCCGCGTGCGGGCCGCGGCGGCGGCCCAGGCCCCTCGACAGGTCTGCCGCCCGCACACCGTAGCCGGTCAGCTCATTCGAGTCGTCTCGCGCACTGCAGAGGGCGAGCGTCTGTCCTGGGTGAACGACGTGCCGCGGGACGCTGTTGCGGCTATCGCCCATAACGATCTGGCCGAAGCGCTGGGAGCTTTGCTCGACAACGCCGCCCGGCACGCGACTTCGACGGTGAGGATCAGCCAGCACAGCGACGCTCTTGTCGTTGAAGATGACGGCCCCGGCATGAGCGACGATCAGCGGGGGGCCGCCCTGGGGCGCGGCGTGCGGATGGACGAACGAGGCGGCGCGGGCCTGGGCCTAGCCATCGCGGCCGAGGTGCTGGGCGCCTACGGCTGGTCGCTTACGCTTGAAAAAAGTCCGCTTGGAGGCCTCGCCGCGCGGCTTTCTGCGATTTCCTGA
- a CDS encoding response regulator, with translation MNTPTLLVDDPAVLIVEPHVSTARMLASLLNSLIKCNIHFAFDAEQARDLASKAKPDLLFVAHAPDVVDGLSFTRTLRQSDWGCRDAPVILTSAEPTAALIDGLKDAGVQEFLRRPYTMGGLSQRVGAATARVQKRATAVASRPLRTAEEEQVRVNRMLEAMKLMHQGLEQFEEHAPEAQRVLLAQAEMLRTFDIPGLPYAAGELKDYLTISGEALERRRLKTMINTIVTVISDGLRQAA, from the coding sequence TTGAATACGCCAACCCTGCTCGTGGACGATCCGGCCGTCCTGATCGTCGAACCGCACGTATCGACGGCGCGGATGCTCGCCAGCCTGCTCAACAGCCTGATCAAATGTAATATCCATTTCGCCTTCGACGCCGAGCAGGCCCGCGATCTGGCGTCTAAGGCAAAGCCTGACCTGCTTTTCGTCGCTCACGCTCCGGACGTTGTGGATGGCCTGTCCTTCACCCGCACGCTTCGGCAGAGTGATTGGGGCTGCAGGGATGCACCCGTGATCCTGACCAGCGCCGAGCCCACGGCCGCCCTGATCGACGGGTTGAAGGATGCGGGCGTCCAGGAGTTCCTGCGGCGTCCCTATACGATGGGCGGCTTGTCTCAGCGGGTGGGGGCCGCGACTGCCCGGGTGCAAAAGCGCGCGACGGCGGTGGCTTCAAGGCCTCTTCGGACCGCCGAAGAAGAGCAGGTCCGCGTGAACCGGATGCTTGAGGCGATGAAGCTAATGCACCAGGGCCTTGAACAGTTCGAGGAACATGCCCCCGAGGCGCAACGCGTTCTTCTGGCCCAGGCCGAGATGCTGCGCACCTTCGACATACCCGGCCTGCCTTACGCCGCCGGGGAGTTGAAGGATTACCTGACCATCAGTGGGGAGGCGCTGGAACGGCGCCGCCTCAAGACGATGATCAACACCATCGTCACCGTGATTTCAGACGGCCTGCGTCAAGCGGCCTAG
- a CDS encoding acyloxyacyl hydrolase produces MRKLLLAASAVFAALAGPVCAQEAFVGVFGHDVTFIGDALGVGAAGKEDGMDIMLGVRSQRWERAAWLGKPKFYAMVSGNTSGDTSFVSGGLAWPIDFGEEDGFYFQPALGLAYQDGYSKLPDFREPGLTPAELQRRIDLREERVEFGSKILFQPELTLGYRFNDKIAAELSWVHLSHGQILASGKNEGLDDVGVRLVYSF; encoded by the coding sequence ATGCGGAAACTGTTGTTGGCGGCGAGCGCCGTCTTTGCTGCGCTGGCGGGTCCCGTCTGCGCACAAGAGGCTTTTGTCGGCGTCTTCGGCCACGACGTGACCTTCATAGGCGACGCGCTGGGCGTCGGCGCGGCGGGCAAGGAAGACGGCATGGACATCATGCTGGGCGTCCGGTCGCAGCGCTGGGAGCGTGCGGCATGGCTTGGCAAGCCCAAGTTCTACGCCATGGTCAGCGGCAACACCTCGGGCGACACCAGCTTCGTCTCCGGCGGCCTGGCCTGGCCGATCGATTTTGGGGAAGAGGACGGCTTCTATTTCCAGCCGGCGCTGGGCCTCGCCTACCAGGACGGCTACTCTAAGCTGCCCGACTTCCGCGAGCCGGGCCTGACGCCCGCCGAGCTGCAGCGCCGCATCGATCTGCGCGAAGAGCGCGTCGAGTTCGGCTCCAAAATCCTGTTCCAGCCGGAGCTTACCCTCGGCTACCGCTTCAACGACAAGATCGCGGCCGAACTGTCTTGGGTCCACCTCAGCCACGGCCAGATCCTGGCCAGCGGCAAGAACGAGGGCCTTGACGACGTTGGCGTGCGGCTGGTTTACAGCTTCTGA
- a CDS encoding response regulator transcription factor produces the protein MRVLVVEDDAVLRTDLAQALGASGFAVEAAADGEAAWFLGDTETFDAVVLDLGLPVRDGLSVLKLWRATGNRTPVIVLSARGTWMERVEGIDAGADDYMAKPFEMVELVSRLRALTRRAAGQAAAVLQAGRLVIDTRRMSVALEGRALDLSPLEYRLLHYLAHHAERVIPPAELAEHVYGDADARDPNALEALIARLRRKIGPDVIETRRGFGYGLAATSA, from the coding sequence GTGAGGGTGCTGGTTGTCGAGGATGACGCGGTGCTGCGTACCGACCTGGCCCAGGCGCTTGGAGCCAGCGGCTTTGCGGTAGAGGCGGCGGCCGATGGCGAGGCCGCATGGTTCCTGGGCGACACCGAAACCTTCGACGCCGTGGTACTGGATCTGGGGTTGCCGGTCCGCGACGGCCTGAGCGTCCTGAAGCTGTGGCGCGCCACGGGCAACCGCACGCCGGTGATCGTGCTAAGCGCCCGCGGCACCTGGATGGAGCGGGTGGAAGGCATCGACGCCGGGGCCGACGACTATATGGCCAAGCCGTTCGAGATGGTCGAGCTTGTCTCCCGGCTGCGAGCCCTGACGCGACGAGCCGCCGGCCAGGCGGCGGCCGTACTGCAAGCTGGCAGGCTGGTCATAGACACCCGCCGCATGTCGGTGGCGCTGGAGGGACGCGCCCTGGACCTGTCGCCTCTGGAATATCGCCTGCTGCATTATCTGGCGCATCACGCCGAGCGCGTGATCCCACCCGCCGAGTTGGCCGAGCACGTCTATGGCGACGCGGACGCCCGCGATCCCAATGCTCTGGAGGCCTTGATCGCGCGGCTTCGGCGCAAGATCGGCCCTGATGTGATCGAGACCCGGCGGGGTTTTGGCTACGGTCTGGCGGCGACGTCGGCATGA
- a CDS encoding L-serine ammonia-lyase — MTASVFDLFKLGVGPSSSHTMGPMTAALRFCTRLRDAGRLTCTARVEVKLYASLALTGRGHATDRAVILGLAGFMPATLDPDEGDRVIATVRSEQHLRLAGEKDIVFDEARDIVWSGHERLPQHPNALTFTAFDAAGGALDQRTFFSIGGGFVRDEDEMGQNDRDEAGPEVPHPFESGADLLARADAAGLTIAELMLQNELAARSETEVLAGLDATYAAMELCIDRGLRQDGALPGGLNVKRRAKQVHDKLKDRMERQISDPLAAMDFVNLWALSVNEENAAGGRVVTAPTNGAAGLIPAVLRFFMRFHNGTPQQARTFLLTAAAIGALYKRNASISGAEVGCQGEVGVACSMAAAGLAAVMGATNAQIENAAEIGMEHNLGLTCDPIGGLVQIPCIERNAMGAIKAIDAARLALLGDGQHSVSLDKVIATMKRTGDDMSEIYKETSLGGLAVGLAVNRVEC, encoded by the coding sequence ATGACCGCCAGCGTCTTCGACCTGTTCAAGCTCGGCGTCGGTCCGTCCAGCTCCCACACCATGGGGCCGATGACCGCCGCCTTGCGCTTCTGCACGCGCCTGCGCGATGCCGGACGGCTCACGTGCACGGCGCGGGTGGAGGTCAAGCTCTACGCCTCCCTGGCGCTGACCGGGCGGGGCCACGCCACCGACCGGGCCGTCATTCTGGGCCTGGCTGGCTTCATGCCCGCCACCCTCGACCCCGATGAAGGCGATCGCGTCATCGCCACTGTCAGGTCCGAACAGCACCTGAGGCTGGCTGGCGAGAAGGATATCGTCTTCGACGAGGCCCGCGACATTGTCTGGTCTGGCCACGAACGCCTGCCTCAGCATCCCAACGCCCTGACCTTCACCGCCTTCGACGCGGCGGGCGGGGCGCTGGACCAGCGCACCTTCTTTTCCATCGGCGGCGGCTTCGTCCGCGACGAGGACGAGATGGGCCAGAATGACCGCGACGAGGCGGGGCCGGAGGTTCCGCACCCCTTTGAGTCCGGCGCCGACCTGCTGGCTCGCGCCGACGCGGCAGGGCTGACCATCGCCGAGCTGATGCTGCAGAACGAACTAGCGGCACGCTCGGAGACCGAGGTCTTGGCAGGCCTGGACGCCACCTATGCGGCGATGGAATTGTGCATCGACAGGGGCCTGCGCCAGGACGGCGCGCTGCCTGGCGGCCTGAACGTCAAGCGCCGCGCCAAGCAGGTCCATGACAAGCTCAAGGACCGCATGGAGCGCCAGATCAGCGATCCCTTGGCGGCCATGGACTTCGTCAACCTGTGGGCGCTCTCGGTCAACGAGGAGAACGCCGCCGGCGGTCGGGTGGTCACCGCCCCCACCAACGGCGCGGCTGGTCTGATACCGGCGGTGCTGCGCTTCTTCATGCGCTTCCACAACGGCACGCCGCAGCAGGCGCGCACCTTCCTGCTCACCGCCGCCGCCATCGGCGCGCTCTACAAGCGCAACGCTTCGATCAGCGGGGCCGAGGTCGGCTGCCAGGGCGAGGTCGGCGTGGCCTGCTCCATGGCCGCAGCGGGTCTGGCCGCCGTCATGGGCGCCACCAACGCTCAGATTGAGAACGCCGCCGAGATCGGCATGGAGCACAATCTGGGCCTGACCTGCGATCCGATCGGCGGCCTGGTGCAGATCCCCTGCATCGAGCGCAACGCCATGGGCGCGATCAAGGCCATCGACGCCGCGCGCTTGGCCCTGCTGGGCGACGGCCAGCATTCGGTCAGCCTGGACAAGGTCATCGCCACCATGAAGCGCACCGGCGACGACATGAGCGAGATTTACAAGGAAACCTCACTCGGCGGCCTCGCCGTGGGCTTGGCCGTCAACCGGGTGGAGTGCTGA